The Arachis hypogaea cultivar Tifrunner chromosome 16, arahy.Tifrunner.gnm2.J5K5, whole genome shotgun sequence genome contains a region encoding:
- the LOC112756996 gene encoding uncharacterized protein, whose amino-acid sequence MEELARLYINDIVRLQGVPSSIVSDCDPRFTSRFWEAFQRAFGMRLSQHGISSTNGWTVRTDYLDIGGYAKGVCLGSTEKLGPLYAIGGVCVTPTTGIGMAIKTKKLNLRYIGPFDILRRFGPMAYQVALPPHLSNLHDVFHVSQLCKYTSDAAHVLEPELVELKENLTFQVAPMRIDHISVKKLRGKKVQLVKVAWKRA is encoded by the exons ATGGAGGAATTGGCAAGGTTGTACATCAACGATATTGTAAGGTTGCAAGGAGTGCCATCGAGCATAGTGTCAGACTGTGATCCCCGATTCACATCAAGATTTTGGGAAGCTTTCCAAAGAGCTTTCGGTATGAGACTGTCTCAGCAcggcatatcatccacaaacggaTGGACAGTCAGAACGGACTATTTAGACattggaggatatgctaagggcgtGTGTCTTGGATCAACCGAGAAGTTGGGACCGTtatatgccattggtggagtttgc GTTACTCCTACAACTGGGATTGGAATGGCGATTAAGACAAAGAAGTTGAATCTGAGGTATATAGGGCCGTTTGACATTTTGAGACGATTCGGGCCGATGGCATATCAAGTAGCCTTGCCGCCGCATTTGTCTAACTTAcatgacgtattccacgtgtcacaactcTGTAAGTACACGTCGGATGCAGCTCATGTGTTAGAGCCTGAGTTGGTTGAGCTAAAGGAGAACTTGACTTTTCAAGTAGCACCGATGCGAATTGACCACATTAGTGTGAAGAAACTACGAGGAAAGAAAGTTCAGTTGGTCAAGGTTGCTTGGAAGAGAGCATGA